A single region of the Anopheles funestus chromosome X, idAnoFuneDA-416_04, whole genome shotgun sequence genome encodes:
- the LOC125761807 gene encoding uncharacterized protein LOC125761807, with product MGAASSNPRTLVVNNDSPAGLIDISDDVVQRLKSGLPSKTQGRNADAQQRQQQQQGSDESSAPPVRGPSSYPNPPVPPSTVFQGELPFTSMQVLQEKERELRENDVYWTQRLKALEANLAKTNQVLEKEYSDAVADVKKRFATTAVQQQLPPCQDLKAKVIACYRQNPHETLRCAEEVKQFTDCVNQHRIQLLQQRSAADNEKK from the exons ATGGGGGCCGCATCCAGCAATCCGAGAACGCTGGTGGTGAACAACGACTCACCCGCCGGCCTCATCGATATCTCCGATGATGTAGTACAGCGGCTCAAGAGTGGCCTTCCGTCCAAGACGCAAG GTCGGAATGCGGACGCCCAGCAacgccaacagcagcagcagggtaGTGATGAGAGCAGTGCGCCACCGGTTCGTGGCCCAAGCTCCTACCCAAATCCGCCGGTTCCACCGTCCACAGTGTTTCAGGGTGAACTTCCGTTTACCTCGATGCAGGTACTGCAGGAGAAGGAACGGGAGCTGCGTGAAAACGACGTTTACTGGACGCAACGGTTGAAGGCGCTTGAAGCGAACCTCGCCAAAACGAACCAAGTGCTGGAGAAGGAATACAGCGATGCG GTTGCTGACGTAAAGAAGCGATTCGCAACGACCGCcgttcagcagcagctgccaCCCTGCCAGGATCTGAAGGCGAAGGTAATCGCATGCTACCGACAAAATCCACACGAAACGTTGCGTTGCGCGGAAGAGGTAAAGCAGTTCACCGACTGTGTCAACCAGCATCGAATTCAACTGCTGCAGCAGCGTTCAGCGGCCGACAATGAAAAGAAGTAA